From one Gracilibacillus salinarum genomic stretch:
- the rsgA gene encoding ribosome small subunit-dependent GTPase A, with amino-acid sequence MEEQLIASNIDTVFLVSALNNDFNIRRIERYVTLAWESGASPVIVLTKADLSDDIDAKVLEVEEVAIGVPIHVTSSITHQGIEDLNKYLQSGTTIALLGSSGVGKSTLSNILSEKEQQAVHAIRNDDKGRHTTTSRDLLVFDKGLILDTPGLRELQLWNTEEAVSNTFQDIKGLENACKFRDCQHESEPGCAIQKAIEDGIITEARYHSYLKLLRETAFIENSTAYMRDKIEKTKHYRHQATQHRKMKKHR; translated from the coding sequence ATGGAAGAACAACTAATCGCCAGTAATATTGATACGGTCTTTCTAGTTAGCGCCTTGAATAATGACTTTAATATTCGGCGAATTGAAAGATATGTGACATTAGCTTGGGAATCAGGAGCAAGTCCGGTGATTGTACTCACAAAGGCTGATTTATCTGACGACATCGATGCAAAAGTACTTGAAGTGGAAGAAGTAGCGATCGGCGTTCCCATCCATGTAACAAGCTCGATTACCCATCAGGGGATAGAGGACTTGAACAAATATTTGCAGTCAGGAACAACCATCGCGTTGCTTGGTTCATCTGGTGTTGGTAAATCAACGTTATCAAATATATTATCGGAGAAAGAACAACAAGCGGTCCATGCTATCCGAAATGACGACAAAGGACGACATACTACTACTTCAAGGGATCTGTTAGTATTTGATAAAGGCTTGATTCTGGATACACCCGGCTTAAGAGAGTTACAATTATGGAACACAGAGGAAGCGGTATCCAACACTTTTCAAGATATTAAAGGGTTAGAAAACGCATGCAAATTCCGTGATTGCCAGCACGAATCAGAACCAGGCTGCGCGATTCAAAAAGCAATAGAGGACGGAATAATAACTGAAGCACGGTATCACAGTTATTTAAAGTTGCTGAGAGAAACAGCTTTTATTGAGAATTCAACGGCATACATGCGGGACAAAATCGAAAAGACAAAACACTATCGTCACCAGGCTACACAACACCGAAAAATGAAAAAACATCGTTAA
- a CDS encoding NAD-dependent epimerase/dehydratase family protein → MKKVIIIGGAGTVGEILYKHLSPDYHVLVFDKMVKNETATHKQMDATNYHDMLKKIPKDTDVMINLLRIETSRAIEDVEAFDQMTDVFFKASYYLMLIAKEYHIDKVIYASSNHASDYYEENGYSQLGREITTKDYPYPKGLYGVLKVTSEEAGFIFSLHTDLSVINIRIGSVPKDEKKALLENDRVSRTLLSQHDLIHLFISAIETNTKHGTYYGVSNNTDKPWDISNAIKELGYHPSVNSDQLKNN, encoded by the coding sequence TTGAAAAAAGTCATCATCATTGGCGGAGCAGGAACCGTTGGAGAGATATTATACAAACATTTATCACCTGACTATCATGTGCTGGTTTTCGATAAAATGGTTAAAAACGAAACCGCTACGCATAAACAAATGGATGCAACAAACTATCATGATATGCTTAAAAAAATCCCAAAAGACACCGACGTCATGATCAATTTATTACGTATAGAAACGAGTCGAGCGATTGAAGACGTAGAGGCATTTGATCAAATGACAGATGTATTCTTTAAGGCGAGTTATTATCTCATGCTGATTGCCAAGGAGTATCACATAGATAAAGTGATTTATGCGAGCAGTAATCATGCCTCTGATTATTATGAGGAAAATGGATACTCTCAATTAGGAAGAGAAATTACTACCAAGGATTATCCTTATCCTAAAGGCTTATATGGTGTGCTAAAAGTAACCTCAGAGGAAGCAGGCTTTATTTTTTCATTACATACGGATTTATCCGTTATTAATATCAGAATCGGTTCAGTACCTAAGGATGAAAAGAAGGCATTACTTGAAAATGATCGAGTATCACGCACATTACTTTCTCAACATGACTTAATCCATTTATTTATCTCTGCCATCGAAACAAACACAAAGCATGGTACCTATTATGGTGTATCGAATAACACCGATAAGCCTTGGGATATCTCAAACGCTATAAAAGAGCTCGGATATCACCCCAGCGTAAACAGTGATCAGCTAAAGAATAATTAA
- a CDS encoding YkvA family protein has protein sequence MKYEHGYKRYIPKAKHYFQDKEKSKQLLKQAEIKANDKKGKLEEVWGKLQLLFEALRAWIQGEYKEIPKGSIVMILAAIIYFVTPIDIVPDFLVGLGLFDDAAVLGFVIRQVSEDLDRFKVWQESHGEEKPSVEEG, from the coding sequence ATGAAATACGAACATGGTTATAAAAGATATATTCCGAAAGCAAAGCACTATTTTCAAGATAAGGAAAAATCGAAACAGTTATTAAAACAGGCAGAAATAAAAGCAAATGATAAAAAAGGTAAGTTAGAAGAAGTGTGGGGAAAGCTGCAATTATTATTTGAAGCACTTCGGGCATGGATTCAAGGCGAGTATAAAGAAATTCCGAAGGGATCTATTGTGATGATCCTGGCAGCAATTATTTATTTCGTTACTCCGATAGATATCGTTCCTGATTTTTTAGTTGGGTTAGGTTTGTTTGATGATGCGGCTGTGCTTGGGTTTGTCATCAGACAAGTAAGTGAAGATTTAGATCGGTTTAAGGTGTGGCAGGAGAGCCATGGTGAGGAAAAGCCATCTGTGGAGGAAGGCTGA
- a CDS encoding DUF6583 family protein, translating into MEEAIQQEQPKQQKKRTKWIIIAVAVAAILIAGIISVQAFILTSAKEDYFLAEKKSIEQLQETFESRFEQEIAWKEHTDENAIESVTEITGQMNVPSMAGMGYDQIINNANITIESAMDRQENMSSVTISAGMAGIELNGMEATLDNNDLYVGLPFLDNIIQVNGDDLGRILQELDPETFSGEENIDFSTLYNENPFMTEDFTYINEEYMMYLYDQIPDEAFESTSEDITLGDNSVNAEKITFSLSEEEVQNILKGLFDKMAADEKLREILVNQTFYLDYANVEVANEEITAFEEDFVSTMEDASANVDAIKLPDGFESVIWVQDDIIVKRELSATIEDAGTTATVRVDGTNAITDSTQVLDYNFTVDDGNTEETMNMNADLSQQDGTTNDVITLSVPDANFTIESNQTEQNETDKSFEHIFSFSQQGTQLMSLHWIGEGTYEEDQMTVDHTLFAEDGATLNQDSLSIKLSQEGTTISEVETPDTDQVKNLSDMSGEEITEYVETDVMQQFQVWMSNMMGGMGTGGF; encoded by the coding sequence ATGGAAGAAGCGATTCAGCAAGAACAACCCAAACAACAGAAAAAGAGAACAAAATGGATTATCATTGCGGTGGCAGTTGCGGCTATATTAATCGCAGGAATCATATCTGTTCAAGCCTTTATACTTACATCGGCTAAAGAAGATTATTTCTTAGCTGAGAAGAAATCGATTGAGCAATTGCAGGAAACCTTCGAATCAAGGTTCGAGCAGGAAATAGCCTGGAAAGAACACACCGATGAAAATGCCATTGAATCTGTAACAGAAATAACTGGTCAAATGAACGTTCCCAGCATGGCGGGGATGGGATATGACCAAATTATTAATAACGCCAATATTACGATAGAATCCGCAATGGATAGACAGGAAAACATGTCGTCCGTTACTATTTCAGCGGGTATGGCTGGTATTGAACTGAATGGTATGGAAGCAACACTCGACAATAATGACTTATACGTAGGTTTACCGTTTCTGGATAACATCATTCAAGTAAATGGAGACGATCTCGGAAGAATTCTGCAGGAACTCGATCCTGAAACCTTTTCTGGAGAGGAAAATATAGACTTCAGTACATTGTATAACGAAAATCCATTCATGACAGAAGACTTTACTTACATTAACGAAGAATACATGATGTATCTATATGACCAAATTCCCGATGAGGCATTTGAATCAACATCAGAGGACATTACGCTTGGCGATAATAGTGTGAACGCTGAAAAAATTACCTTTTCCTTATCAGAGGAAGAAGTACAAAATATACTAAAGGGTCTGTTCGACAAAATGGCAGCCGATGAAAAACTTCGAGAAATCCTCGTTAATCAAACCTTTTATCTCGACTACGCTAATGTAGAAGTAGCTAATGAAGAAATCACTGCATTTGAAGAAGACTTCGTATCAACAATGGAGGATGCTTCAGCAAATGTAGACGCCATTAAACTTCCAGACGGTTTTGAATCCGTGATTTGGGTGCAAGACGATATTATCGTAAAAAGGGAACTTTCCGCTACAATTGAAGATGCTGGAACAACAGCAACAGTTCGGGTCGACGGAACGAATGCCATCACTGATTCTACTCAAGTATTGGATTATAACTTCACGGTAGATGATGGTAATACAGAAGAGACAATGAATATGAATGCTGATCTGTCTCAACAAGACGGAACAACCAACGATGTCATTACCTTATCTGTTCCTGATGCAAACTTTACGATTGAGTCCAATCAGACAGAGCAAAATGAGACAGATAAATCATTTGAACATATTTTTTCTTTTTCACAGCAAGGTACACAATTAATGAGCCTTCACTGGATTGGTGAAGGAACGTATGAAGAGGATCAAATGACGGTGGATCATACGCTTTTCGCGGAAGATGGCGCGACACTCAATCAAGACAGCTTGTCCATCAAACTCTCGCAAGAAGGTACTACTATCAGTGAGGTAGAAACCCCAGACACAGATCAAGTGAAAAACTTAAGCGACATGAGCGGTGAAGAAATTACAGAATACGTTGAAACAGACGTTATGCAACAATTTCAAGTGTGGATGAGTAATATGATGGGTGGAATGGGAACCGGCGGCTTTTAA
- a CDS encoding ABC transporter permease has product MKSLKHIYLFTKSNLIQLRRKWVSLPLILLVPIIITGLLAFSLVSMMDVAETESLTVGLVDFDQSEETKLIIELLEDSSQLGDVLSMQEMEETQAKQGITSNNLSSYVIFPENFFQKLMNGEASRVSIIGNPEKPLQSQIINELIETLTRHIRSSQANILTINHYATQLEMNDQERNALLLEQFTDYFFYVLGSDRVVTEEKLTNNATSSPTEYFSLAGWFTIVTIWLVIIYTMLQKDISTKMKERVQLYGVTDFQQAAAAIITTLFVTAIMATVTFLSYLYFFEDITIMTENAIRIACLLLLHSMIVLQSFTLIGWLLKSQKVTLLMLTIFTAIVILFSGAIIPKIYFPIYLENLFSYSFAHQSFYWIEQIMLNGRFYAEMKSLMWTVLIGWIVLLIVSSWKGRVYK; this is encoded by the coding sequence ATGAAATCTTTGAAACATATTTACTTGTTTACAAAAAGCAATTTAATCCAACTAAGGAGGAAGTGGGTATCACTTCCTCTTATTTTACTGGTACCGATAATTATTACTGGCCTTCTTGCCTTTTCGCTTGTATCCATGATGGATGTTGCTGAAACAGAATCCCTCACGGTAGGACTAGTCGATTTTGATCAATCAGAGGAAACGAAATTGATTATTGAATTATTAGAGGACTCTTCCCAGCTTGGTGATGTATTATCCATGCAAGAAATGGAAGAGACACAAGCAAAGCAAGGTATAACCAGCAATAATTTAAGTTCTTACGTCATTTTTCCGGAGAACTTTTTTCAAAAACTGATGAATGGAGAAGCATCGCGAGTTTCTATTATTGGGAATCCCGAAAAACCGCTGCAAAGCCAAATAATTAATGAATTAATCGAAACCCTTACACGTCACATTCGTAGTTCACAGGCTAACATTCTAACCATCAATCACTACGCCACACAATTAGAAATGAACGATCAAGAAAGAAACGCACTACTGCTGGAACAATTCACTGATTACTTTTTTTATGTTCTGGGCAGTGACAGAGTGGTAACCGAGGAGAAACTGACCAATAACGCAACCTCCTCCCCTACTGAATATTTCAGTTTGGCTGGATGGTTCACGATAGTAACAATCTGGTTAGTGATTATTTACACAATGTTGCAAAAGGACATCAGTACAAAAATGAAAGAGCGCGTCCAATTGTATGGAGTGACAGACTTTCAACAAGCAGCTGCTGCCATCATCACTACCTTGTTCGTAACAGCTATAATGGCAACCGTTACTTTCTTATCATACCTTTATTTCTTTGAAGATATAACGATTATGACAGAAAATGCCATCCGAATAGCTTGTTTACTGCTATTGCATAGTATGATTGTTCTGCAAAGCTTTACATTGATTGGATGGCTGCTAAAATCTCAAAAAGTTACATTATTAATGCTGACAATCTTCACCGCCATTGTCATCCTGTTCAGCGGCGCTATTATTCCCAAAATTTATTTTCCTATTTATCTGGAAAATCTATTTTCATACAGCTTTGCTCATCAATCCTTTTATTGGATTGAACAAATTATGCTGAATGGACGATTTTATGCTGAAATGAAGAGCCTGATGTGGACGGTTTTGATCGGTTGGATTGTCCTTCTCATTGTGTCCTCATGGAAAGGGCGTGTTTATAAATGA